The Tripterygium wilfordii isolate XIE 37 chromosome 5, ASM1340144v1, whole genome shotgun sequence genome window below encodes:
- the LOC119998295 gene encoding uncharacterized protein At2g39795, mitochondrial-like yields the protein MALNSVLRRVCSSVVPLAVRTVGSPRTYHRAISAVLSNSKGSLDREVCRRGFVRFLEFSTASATKPSSEERFLRVLESEIECAEDGELEDIPVDFPFEIEDQPGERTILLKRNYEGENITVEVDMPTETDDGGDEAGGDEDAENPTSIPLVVNISKGNGTSLEFGVTAFVDEITIDSLSIKQPEHSEDELAYEGPDFNDLDEQLQKSLHRYLEVRGIKPSTTNYLFSYMQNKDDKEYKQWLKNLKNFIEK from the exons ATGGCCCTGAATTCTGTGCTTCGTAGAGTCTGCTCATCGGTGGTTCCTCTTGCTGTGCGCACCGTCGGGTCTCCGAGAACCTACCACCGTGCAATTTCCGCTGTTCTCAGCAATAGCAAGGGCAGTCTTGACCGCGAGGTCTGTCGGCGAGGCTTTGTCCGATTTCTGGAATTCTCTACTGCCAGCGCCACAAAACCGAGCTCCGAGGAGAGGTTTCTTCGAGTCCTTGAATCAGAGATTGAATGCGCCGAAGATGGGGAG CTGGAGGATATCCCAGTTGATTTCCCTTTTGAAATCGAAGACCAACCCGGAGAAAGAACTATACTACTAAAAAGAAATTATGAAGGCGAAAACATAACAGTTGAAGTTGACATGCCTACTGAGACTGATGATGGTGGTGATGAGGCTGGTGGTGATGAGGATGCTGAGAACCCAACTAGTATTCCATTGGTTGTGAACATTTCAAAAGGAAATGGTACCTCTCTGGAATTTGGCGTCACTGCTTTTGTCGATGAGATCACAATTGACAGCTTGTCAATTAAGCAGCCAGAACATTCTGAAGATGAGCTTGCATATGAAGGGCCTGATTTCAA TGATTTGGATGAGCAATTGCAAAAGAGTTTACACAGGTATCTTGAGGTCAGAGGGATCAAACCCAGCACAACCAACTACTTGTTTTCGTACATGCAGAATAAAGATGACAAAGAGTATAAGCAATGGTTGAAAAACCtcaagaatttcattgaaaagtgA